The Streptomyces seoulensis genome contains a region encoding:
- the ilvC gene encoding ketol-acid reductoisomerase, whose translation MAELFYDADADLSIIQGRKVAVIGYGSQGHAHALSLRDSGVDVRVGLPETSKSRAKAEEQGLRVVTAAEAAAEADVIMILVPDPLQAQVYEESIAPNLKDGDALFFGHGFNIRFGFIKPPAEVDVCMVAPKGPGHLVRRQYEEGRGVPCIVAVEQDASGKAFPLALSYAKAIGGTRAGVIKTTFTEETETDLFGEQAVLCGGTAALVKAGFETLTEAGYQPEIAYFECLHELKLIVDLMYEGGLEKMRWSISETAEWGDYVTGPRIITDATKAEMKKVLAEIQDGSFAKNWMDEYHGGLKKYDEYKKQDSEHLLETTGKKLRKLMSWVDEEA comes from the coding sequence GTGGCCGAGCTGTTCTACGACGCCGACGCCGACCTGTCCATCATCCAGGGCCGCAAGGTCGCGGTCATCGGCTACGGCAGCCAGGGCCACGCCCACGCCCTGTCGCTGCGGGACTCGGGCGTCGACGTCCGCGTCGGCCTGCCCGAGACCTCCAAGTCCCGCGCCAAGGCCGAGGAGCAGGGTCTGCGCGTGGTCACCGCGGCCGAGGCCGCCGCCGAGGCCGACGTCATCATGATCCTGGTCCCGGACCCGCTGCAGGCCCAGGTCTACGAGGAGTCCATCGCCCCGAACCTGAAGGACGGCGACGCGCTGTTCTTCGGCCACGGCTTCAACATCCGGTTCGGCTTCATCAAGCCCCCGGCCGAGGTCGACGTCTGCATGGTCGCCCCCAAGGGCCCGGGCCACCTGGTCCGCCGCCAGTACGAGGAGGGGCGCGGCGTGCCCTGCATCGTCGCGGTCGAGCAGGACGCCTCCGGCAAGGCCTTCCCGCTGGCCCTGTCGTACGCCAAGGCCATCGGCGGCACCCGCGCCGGCGTCATCAAGACCACCTTCACCGAGGAGACCGAGACCGACCTGTTCGGTGAGCAGGCCGTGCTCTGCGGCGGCACCGCCGCCCTGGTCAAGGCGGGCTTCGAGACGCTGACCGAGGCCGGGTACCAGCCCGAGATCGCCTACTTCGAGTGCCTGCACGAGCTGAAGCTGATCGTGGACCTCATGTACGAGGGCGGCCTGGAGAAGATGCGCTGGTCCATCTCCGAGACCGCCGAGTGGGGCGACTACGTCACCGGCCCGCGCATCATCACCGACGCCACCAAGGCCGAGATGAAGAAGGTCCTCGCCGAGATCCAGGACGGCTCCTTCGCCAAGAACTGGATGGACGAGTACCACGGCGGCCTGAAGAAGTACGACGAGTACAAGAAGCAGGACTCCGAGCACCTGCTGGAGACGACGGGCAAGAAGCTGCGCAAGCTGATGTCCTGGGTCGACGAAGAGGCGTGA
- the ilvN gene encoding acetolactate synthase small subunit, producing MSKHTLSVLVENTPGILARIAALFSRRGFNIDSLAVGVTEHPDISRITIVVNVEDLPLEQVTKQLNKLVNVLKIVELEPGQAVQRELVLVKVRADNETRSQIVEIVQLFRAKTVDVSPEAVTIEATGSGDKLSAMLKMLEPFGIKELVQSGTIAIGRGARSITDRSLRALDRTA from the coding sequence ATGTCCAAGCACACGCTCTCCGTCCTGGTGGAGAACACGCCGGGCATCCTCGCCCGGATCGCCGCCCTCTTCTCCCGGCGCGGCTTCAACATCGACTCGCTCGCGGTGGGCGTCACCGAGCACCCCGACATCTCCCGCATCACCATCGTGGTGAACGTCGAGGACCTGCCGCTGGAACAGGTGACCAAGCAGCTCAACAAGCTCGTCAACGTGCTGAAGATCGTCGAGCTGGAGCCCGGACAGGCCGTCCAGCGTGAACTCGTTCTGGTGAAGGTCCGCGCCGACAACGAGACCCGGTCCCAGATCGTGGAGATCGTCCAGTTGTTCCGCGCCAAGACCGTCGACGTCTCCCCGGAGGCCGTCACCATCGAGGCCACCGGCTCCGGCGACAAGCTGTCCGCGATGCTGAAGATGCTGGAGCCCTTCGGCATCAAGGAGCTGGTGCAGTCCGGCACCATCGCCATCGGACGCGGCGCCCGCTCCATCACCGACCGCTCGCTGCGCGCCCTCGACCGCACGGCGTGA
- a CDS encoding acetolactate synthase large subunit has product MTEQATGAHHPQPRPRSGGQHSAPVEHVTGAQSLIRSLEEVGVDTVFGIPGGTILPAYDPLMDSTRVRHVLVRHEQGAGHAATGYAQATGKVGVCMATSGPGATNLVTPIADANMDSVPLVAITGQVVSKAIGTDAFQEADIVGISMPITKHSFLVTKAEDIPRTIAEAFHIASTGRPGPVLVDIPKDILQARTTFSWPPQTDLPGYRPVTKPHAKQIREAAKLITGARRPILYVGGGVLKAGATAELKVLAELTGAPVTTTLMALGAFPDSHPQHVGMPGMHGSVTAVTALQKADLIVALGARFDDRVTGKLDSFAPYAKIVHADIDPAEIGKNREADVPIVGDAREVLADLIQAVQKEHSEGHQGDHSAWWSDLNRWRETYPLGYETPGDGSLSPQAVIERIGQLAPDDTIFTAGVGQHQMWAAHFIQYEQPATWLNSGGAGTMGYAVPAAMGAKAGQPGRTVWAIDGDGCFQMTNQELTTCALNNIPIKVAIINNGALGMVRQWQTLFYNQRYSNTVLHSGPDGPTGPGAGTRVPDFVKLSEAMGCHAIRCERPEDLDKVIEEANAINDRPVVVDFIVHEDAMVWPMVAAGTSNDEVMAARGVRPDFGDGDQD; this is encoded by the coding sequence ATGACCGAGCAGGCCACCGGGGCCCACCATCCGCAGCCGCGGCCCCGATCCGGAGGACAGCACTCCGCCCCCGTCGAGCACGTCACGGGTGCGCAGTCCCTCATCCGCTCGCTCGAGGAGGTCGGGGTCGACACCGTATTCGGCATTCCCGGGGGCACGATCCTTCCCGCGTACGACCCGCTGATGGACTCCACCCGGGTGCGCCATGTGCTGGTCCGGCACGAGCAGGGCGCGGGTCACGCGGCCACCGGGTACGCGCAGGCCACCGGCAAGGTCGGTGTCTGCATGGCGACTTCGGGCCCCGGTGCCACCAACCTGGTCACCCCGATCGCCGACGCCAACATGGACTCGGTGCCGCTGGTCGCGATCACCGGCCAGGTCGTCTCCAAGGCGATCGGCACGGACGCCTTCCAGGAGGCCGACATCGTCGGCATCTCCATGCCGATCACCAAGCACAGCTTCCTGGTCACCAAGGCCGAGGACATCCCGCGGACGATCGCGGAGGCGTTCCACATCGCCTCGACCGGCCGCCCCGGCCCGGTCCTCGTCGACATCCCCAAGGACATCCTCCAGGCGCGGACAACCTTCTCCTGGCCGCCCCAGACCGACCTGCCCGGCTACCGCCCGGTGACCAAGCCGCACGCCAAGCAGATCCGCGAGGCCGCCAAGCTCATCACCGGCGCCCGCCGTCCGATCCTCTACGTCGGCGGCGGCGTGCTCAAGGCCGGCGCCACCGCCGAGCTGAAGGTCCTCGCCGAGCTGACCGGCGCCCCCGTCACCACCACGCTGATGGCACTCGGCGCCTTCCCCGACAGCCACCCGCAGCACGTGGGCATGCCCGGCATGCACGGCTCGGTCACCGCCGTCACCGCGCTGCAGAAGGCCGACCTGATCGTCGCCCTCGGCGCCCGCTTCGACGACCGCGTCACCGGCAAGCTGGACAGCTTCGCCCCCTACGCCAAGATCGTGCACGCCGACATCGACCCGGCCGAGATCGGCAAGAACCGCGAGGCCGACGTGCCGATCGTGGGCGACGCCCGCGAGGTGCTCGCCGACCTGATCCAGGCCGTGCAGAAGGAGCACAGCGAGGGCCACCAGGGCGACCACAGCGCCTGGTGGAGCGACCTGAACCGCTGGCGGGAGACCTATCCGCTCGGCTACGAGACGCCCGGGGACGGCTCGCTCTCCCCGCAGGCGGTCATCGAGCGCATCGGGCAGCTCGCCCCCGACGACACGATCTTCACGGCGGGCGTCGGCCAGCACCAGATGTGGGCCGCCCACTTCATCCAGTACGAGCAGCCCGCGACCTGGCTCAACTCCGGCGGCGCCGGGACCATGGGGTACGCGGTCCCGGCCGCGATGGGCGCCAAGGCCGGACAGCCCGGCCGTACGGTCTGGGCGATCGACGGCGACGGCTGCTTCCAGATGACCAATCAGGAACTGACCACCTGCGCCCTGAACAACATCCCGATCAAGGTCGCCATCATCAACAACGGCGCCCTCGGCATGGTCCGCCAGTGGCAGACGCTGTTCTACAACCAGCGCTACTCCAACACCGTCCTGCACTCCGGCCCCGACGGACCCACGGGCCCCGGCGCCGGCACGCGCGTGCCCGACTTCGTCAAGCTGTCGGAGGCGATGGGCTGCCACGCCATCCGCTGCGAGCGCCCCGAGGACCTGGACAAGGTCATCGAGGAGGCGAACGCGATCAACGACCGTCCGGTCGTCGTCGACTTCATCGTCCACGAGGACGCGATGGTGTGGCCGATGGTCGCCGCCGGGACCTCCAACGACGAGGTCATGGCCGCGCGGGGCGTGCGCCCCGACTTCGGCGACGGCGACCAGGACTGA
- a CDS encoding putative bifunctional diguanylate cyclase/phosphodiesterase has product MSAPPVTTTALDGAPRAPQQPVRTPPTRPPASGDGSRLAQQLALAVICAAYGVGSAFDWGSPQIALFMGDFGLSAAAGTAAVSCFLYARSRRVRFRPAWLLFALSSAMAALGNAVWGWYEVVLGSTVPSPSYADLFFLCFAPPAIVGLLVLAKRPVSRAGWICLTLDAWLIGGSLLTLSWSLALAQTARIDGPSVEHTALSLAYPLLDIVLVSMVLALHFRRSPGNRTAVNTAIGALALTVMCDALFTSPLLHSNYRSGQLLDAGWFAGSLLLAYAPWAAPRGREGERGASDGHTRVVHEHVPGQRGPVTPQAHPQGTEGHRYPAGAPLTGSLAALTPYLAAAVCTLGILYNVLNGRRPDHVVLITAGAVVLALVIRQGIMLLDNITLTQELAQKENHFRSLVQGSSDVIMIAAPNGVLRYVSPAAAGVYGSSAEALIGMELAALIHPEDLDCVVYEVRRFLAADPLDEPTTRIECRFRSGGGGWLNVESTVNRHHGGLIFNSRDVTERVRLQAQLQHNAEHDPLTDLPNRALFTRRVQQALSGRRATDRGAALRGTAVLFIDLDGFKAVNDTIGHQAGDELLIQAARRLQDSVRQGDTASRLGGDEFAALITGDGTRDRTARERHIVELADRLRMTLSQPYAIDGNDVRVNASIGVAFAEPGLGAGELLRNADLAMYRAKAGGKGRVELYKPQMQQDVVRKAELAGRLRAALHEGEFALLHQPVVCLTGGRIASVATHARWRSAQGVLFTPAEFLRVAEDGDRTAELERWILQEAVEQAAERAAGGLVVPVSVRMSARRLLDRSLPLGSIEALLTRHGLPPGALIIELSGTDPRISLDELERRLTALSRLGVRIALDGFGSGHAAITALRRLPVDILKLDRGLIEGVVESARLHKITSGLLRIAGDLGLQSVAEGVDLPEQVVALRAMGCTHGQGMAFAGPVDEYRLRRALASGRFPVPHAPAEPVFAGKGAGLYSGTMSTVFGGTALRSHDETAVPPT; this is encoded by the coding sequence GTGAGCGCGCCGCCCGTGACCACGACCGCGCTCGACGGGGCGCCCCGCGCGCCGCAGCAGCCCGTCCGCACGCCCCCGACCCGGCCGCCGGCGTCCGGCGACGGATCGCGCCTGGCCCAGCAGCTCGCCCTCGCCGTGATCTGCGCGGCCTACGGCGTCGGCTCGGCCTTCGACTGGGGCTCCCCGCAGATCGCGCTGTTCATGGGCGACTTCGGGCTCAGCGCGGCGGCCGGCACCGCCGCCGTCTCCTGCTTCCTCTACGCCCGCAGCCGTCGCGTCCGCTTCCGCCCCGCCTGGCTGCTCTTCGCCCTCTCCTCCGCGATGGCGGCCCTCGGCAACGCCGTCTGGGGGTGGTACGAGGTCGTCCTCGGCAGCACCGTGCCCAGCCCGAGCTACGCCGACCTGTTCTTCCTCTGCTTCGCCCCGCCCGCCATCGTGGGCCTGCTGGTCCTCGCCAAGCGGCCGGTGAGCCGGGCCGGCTGGATCTGCCTCACGCTGGACGCCTGGCTCATCGGCGGCTCGCTGCTCACCCTCTCCTGGAGTCTGGCGCTCGCCCAGACCGCCCGGATCGACGGACCGAGCGTCGAGCACACCGCCCTCTCGCTGGCCTACCCGCTGCTCGACATCGTCCTGGTCAGCATGGTGCTGGCGCTGCACTTCCGGCGCAGCCCGGGCAACCGCACCGCCGTCAACACCGCGATCGGCGCCCTCGCGCTCACCGTGATGTGCGACGCGCTGTTCACCTCCCCGCTGCTGCACAGCAACTACCGCTCCGGGCAACTGCTGGACGCTGGCTGGTTCGCGGGCTCCCTGCTGCTCGCCTACGCCCCCTGGGCCGCCCCCAGAGGACGCGAGGGCGAGCGGGGCGCGTCCGACGGGCACACCCGCGTCGTCCACGAGCACGTGCCCGGCCAGCGCGGTCCGGTCACACCCCAGGCCCACCCGCAGGGCACGGAGGGTCACCGCTACCCGGCCGGAGCACCGCTCACCGGCTCCCTCGCCGCCCTCACCCCGTATCTCGCCGCCGCCGTCTGCACCCTGGGCATCCTGTACAACGTGCTCAACGGGCGCCGGCCCGACCACGTGGTGCTGATCACCGCGGGCGCCGTGGTGCTGGCCCTCGTCATCCGCCAGGGCATCATGCTGCTGGACAACATCACCCTCACCCAGGAACTGGCCCAGAAGGAGAACCACTTCCGCTCCCTGGTGCAGGGGTCCAGCGACGTCATCATGATCGCCGCGCCCAACGGCGTCCTGCGCTACGTCTCCCCGGCCGCCGCCGGGGTCTACGGCAGCAGCGCCGAGGCCCTGATCGGCATGGAGCTGGCGGCCCTCATCCACCCCGAGGACCTGGACTGCGTGGTGTACGAGGTGCGCCGCTTCCTCGCCGCCGACCCGCTGGACGAGCCCACCACCCGCATCGAGTGCCGCTTCCGCTCGGGCGGGGGCGGCTGGCTCAACGTGGAGTCCACCGTCAACCGCCACCACGGCGGCCTGATCTTCAACAGCCGCGACGTCACCGAGCGGGTGCGGCTGCAGGCCCAGCTCCAGCACAACGCCGAGCACGACCCGCTCACCGACCTGCCCAACCGCGCGCTGTTCACCCGGCGCGTCCAGCAGGCCCTGTCCGGGCGCCGGGCCACCGACCGGGGCGCCGCCCTGCGCGGCACCGCCGTGCTCTTCATCGACCTCGACGGCTTCAAGGCCGTCAACGACACCATCGGACACCAGGCCGGGGACGAGCTGCTGATCCAGGCCGCGCGCAGACTCCAGGACTCCGTCCGCCAGGGGGACACCGCCTCCCGGCTCGGCGGGGACGAGTTCGCGGCCCTGATCACCGGCGACGGCACCCGTGACCGCACCGCCCGCGAGCGGCACATCGTGGAGCTGGCCGACCGGCTCAGGATGACCCTCTCCCAGCCGTACGCCATCGACGGCAACGATGTCCGGGTCAACGCCTCCATCGGCGTCGCCTTCGCGGAACCCGGCCTGGGCGCGGGCGAGTTGCTGCGCAACGCCGACCTGGCGATGTACCGCGCCAAGGCGGGCGGCAAGGGCCGGGTGGAGCTGTACAAACCGCAGATGCAGCAGGACGTCGTCCGCAAGGCCGAACTGGCCGGACGGCTGCGGGCCGCGCTGCACGAGGGCGAGTTCGCGCTGCTGCACCAGCCGGTGGTGTGTCTCACCGGTGGCCGGATCGCCTCCGTCGCCACCCACGCGCGCTGGCGCTCGGCCCAGGGGGTGCTGTTCACCCCGGCCGAGTTCCTGCGGGTGGCCGAGGACGGCGACCGCACGGCCGAACTGGAGCGCTGGATACTCCAGGAAGCGGTCGAGCAGGCCGCCGAGCGGGCCGCGGGCGGCCTGGTCGTCCCGGTGTCCGTCCGGATGAGCGCCCGACGGCTGCTGGACCGCTCGCTGCCGCTCGGCTCGATCGAGGCGCTGCTGACCCGGCACGGGCTGCCGCCCGGCGCGCTGATCATCGAACTCTCCGGCACCGACCCGCGGATCTCCCTGGACGAGCTGGAGCGGCGCCTGACCGCGCTCAGCCGCCTCGGGGTACGGATCGCGCTCGACGGCTTCGGCAGCGGCCACGCGGCCATCACGGCGCTGCGCAGGCTCCCCGTGGACATCCTCAAGCTCGACCGGGGGCTGATCGAGGGCGTCGTGGAGTCCGCCCGGCTGCACAAGATCACCAGCGGGCTGCTGCGCATCGCGGGCGACCTCGGCCTCCAGTCGGTCGCCGAGGGCGTGGACCTGCCGGAACAGGTCGTCGCGCTGCGCGCCATGGGCTGCACCCACGGCCAGGGCATGGCGTTCGCCGGGCCGGTGGACGAGTACCGGCTGCGCCGGGCGCTCGCCTCCGGCCGCTTCCCGGTGCCGCACGCCCCCGCCGAGCCGGTCTTCGCCGGGAAGGGGGCCGGGCTCTACTCCGGGACCATGTCCACCGTCTTCGGCGGGACGGCGCTCCGCTCACATGATGAGACGGCTGTCCCACCCACTTGA
- a CDS encoding 2-hydroxyacid dehydrogenase, with translation MTQDVWLPLPPEEIKGLPAGLNHLFWDGDQQEFPGDPANCAVYVVPYMRREPVKVRPLKAMTGLQVIQTLTAGVDDITAHLGLVAPGVRLCNARGVHETSTAELALTLTLASLRGVPGFVRAQDDERWQGDFRPALADRTVLIVGYGAIGAAIEDRLTPFEVGRVSRVARSGRTTARGVVHPLTELPALLPESDVVILSTPLTDGTRGLVDAGFLARMKDGALLVNVARGPVVDTAALLRELESGRLTAALDVTDPEPLPPGHPLWRAPGVLITPHVGGPSSAFRPRAERLLVDQLTRFVNHEPLRNVVLTTGA, from the coding sequence ATGACCCAAGACGTCTGGCTCCCTCTGCCGCCCGAGGAGATCAAGGGCCTCCCCGCGGGGCTGAACCACCTGTTCTGGGACGGCGACCAGCAGGAGTTCCCCGGCGATCCGGCCAACTGCGCGGTGTACGTGGTGCCCTACATGAGGCGCGAGCCCGTGAAGGTGCGTCCACTGAAGGCGATGACCGGCCTTCAGGTGATCCAGACGCTCACCGCGGGCGTGGACGACATCACCGCGCACCTCGGCCTGGTCGCCCCCGGCGTACGGCTCTGCAACGCGCGCGGTGTGCACGAGACCAGCACCGCCGAGCTGGCCCTCACCCTCACCCTGGCCTCGCTGCGCGGCGTCCCGGGGTTCGTCCGGGCCCAGGACGACGAGCGCTGGCAAGGCGACTTCCGGCCCGCTCTCGCCGACCGGACCGTCCTCATCGTCGGCTACGGCGCGATCGGTGCCGCCATCGAGGACCGGCTCACTCCCTTCGAAGTGGGGCGCGTGAGCCGGGTGGCGCGCTCCGGGCGCACCACCGCGCGCGGTGTCGTGCATCCGCTCACCGAACTGCCCGCCCTGCTCCCCGAGTCGGACGTGGTGATCCTCTCCACGCCCCTCACCGACGGGACGCGGGGCCTCGTCGACGCGGGCTTCCTCGCCCGCATGAAGGACGGCGCCCTGCTCGTCAACGTCGCGCGCGGGCCCGTCGTCGACACCGCGGCCCTGCTCAGGGAGTTGGAGTCCGGCCGGCTCACCGCCGCGCTCGACGTGACCGACCCCGAGCCGCTGCCGCCGGGCCATCCGCTGTGGCGGGCACCGGGCGTCCTGATCACCCCGCATGTGGGCGGCCCCAGTTCGGCGTTCCGGCCGCGCGCCGAGCGGCTCCTGGTGGACCAGTTGACCCGGTTCGTGAACCATGAGCCATTGCGCAACGTGGTCCTCACCACCGGGGCGTGA
- a CDS encoding aldo/keto reductase → MERRTIGTGALSAGAVGLGCMPMSWAYSGSRQRGEESVRAVHRALDLGSDLLDTADMYGPFTNELLLGRVLRERRADAFVSTKAGLLVGDQHIVANGRPGYVKRACDASLRRLQTDVIDLYQLHRADPEVPVEETWGAMADLVRAGKVRALGLCAVGARAGRRSGAGMHDTTLRQLRRVQQVFPVSAVQAELSVWSPEALDALLPWCAERGVGFLAAMPLGNGFLTGTLTPGEGFEPDDVRARHPRFTAEMMAANQPVVAGLRRIARRHGEDVTPAQVALAWVLAQGPQVIALPGTKRERWARENAAAAGLRLTPEDLADVSELPAARGSWD, encoded by the coding sequence GTGGAGCGCAGGACGATCGGCACGGGGGCGCTCTCGGCGGGGGCCGTGGGGCTCGGGTGCATGCCGATGAGCTGGGCGTACAGCGGTTCGCGGCAGCGGGGCGAGGAGTCGGTACGGGCCGTGCACCGGGCGCTGGACCTGGGCTCGGACCTGCTGGACACGGCCGACATGTACGGCCCGTTCACCAATGAACTGCTGCTGGGCCGGGTGCTGAGGGAGCGGCGCGCGGACGCCTTCGTGTCCACCAAGGCCGGGCTGCTGGTGGGTGATCAGCACATCGTGGCCAACGGGCGCCCCGGCTATGTGAAGCGGGCCTGCGACGCCTCGCTGCGGCGCCTGCAGACCGACGTGATCGACCTGTACCAACTGCACCGTGCCGACCCGGAGGTCCCGGTCGAGGAGACCTGGGGCGCGATGGCGGACCTGGTGCGGGCCGGGAAGGTGCGGGCGCTGGGGCTGTGCGCGGTGGGCGCGCGGGCCGGGCGCCGTTCGGGAGCGGGGATGCACGACACCACGTTGCGCCAACTGCGGCGGGTGCAGCAGGTGTTCCCGGTGAGCGCGGTGCAGGCGGAGCTGTCGGTGTGGTCCCCGGAGGCGCTGGACGCGCTGCTGCCGTGGTGCGCGGAGCGGGGTGTCGGCTTCCTCGCGGCGATGCCTCTGGGGAACGGTTTCCTCACCGGGACGCTCACCCCCGGCGAGGGGTTCGAGCCGGACGACGTACGTGCCCGCCATCCCCGCTTCACGGCCGAGATGATGGCGGCCAACCAGCCCGTCGTGGCCGGGCTGCGGCGCATCGCGCGGCGGCACGGGGAGGACGTCACCCCGGCGCAGGTGGCGCTGGCGTGGGTGCTGGCGCAGGGGCCGCAGGTGATCGCGCTGCCGGGCACCAAGCGGGAACGCTGGGCACGGGAGAACGCGGCGGCGGCCGGTCTGCGCCTGACTCCCGAGGACCTCGCGGACGTCTCGGAGCTGCCCGCGGCCCGGGGCTCCTGGGACTGA
- a CDS encoding PQQ-dependent sugar dehydrogenase produces MPAVLATTALLLVAGCSSGGGDGRGSPSEGTVTGTPSASETGPPAKGSVKVLRTVAEGLKSPWGLAPLPDGNLLVSSRDDATLTRIDAKTGGKTVAGRISGVEPAGEGGLLGIALSPGFASDHMVYAYFTSASDNRVVRVRYDEKRAAGDQLGAPDTVFKGIPKGHIHNGGRIAFGPDGMLYVGTGESGSSGLAPDKKSLGGKILRITPEGEPAPGNPFGRSPVYSYGHRNVQGLAWDKQQRLFASEFGQDTWDELNAIKPGGDYGWPSAEGKGTDKRFQDPLAQWHTDDASPSGIAYVDGVIWMAGLRGERLWRVPLRSTSAAAPPQAFLDGEYGRLRTVAPAGQDRLWLLTSDTDGRGDPEKGDDRLLELRVR; encoded by the coding sequence GTGCCCGCCGTACTCGCCACGACCGCGCTGCTGCTCGTCGCGGGCTGCTCCTCGGGCGGGGGTGACGGGCGGGGTTCGCCTTCGGAGGGCACGGTGACGGGGACGCCGTCCGCCTCCGAGACCGGTCCGCCCGCCAAGGGCTCGGTGAAGGTGCTGCGTACGGTCGCCGAGGGTCTGAAAAGCCCGTGGGGACTGGCCCCGCTGCCGGACGGGAACCTGCTGGTCTCCTCCCGTGACGACGCCACCCTCACCCGGATCGACGCGAAGACGGGCGGGAAGACGGTGGCGGGCCGGATCTCCGGGGTCGAACCGGCGGGCGAGGGCGGCCTGCTGGGCATCGCCCTCTCCCCCGGCTTCGCCTCGGACCACATGGTCTACGCCTACTTCACCTCCGCCTCCGACAACCGCGTCGTCCGTGTGCGGTACGACGAGAAGCGGGCGGCCGGTGATCAACTGGGCGCCCCCGACACGGTGTTCAAGGGCATCCCCAAGGGCCACATCCACAACGGCGGCCGGATCGCCTTCGGCCCGGACGGCATGCTGTACGTGGGCACCGGTGAGAGCGGCAGCAGCGGGCTCGCCCCGGACAAGAAGTCGCTGGGCGGCAAGATCCTCCGCATCACCCCGGAGGGCGAGCCGGCGCCGGGCAACCCCTTCGGCCGCTCCCCGGTGTACTCCTACGGCCACCGCAACGTGCAGGGCCTGGCCTGGGACAAGCAACAGCGGCTGTTCGCCTCGGAGTTCGGGCAGGACACCTGGGACGAGCTGAACGCGATCAAGCCCGGCGGCGACTACGGCTGGCCCTCCGCCGAGGGCAAGGGCACCGACAAGCGCTTCCAGGATCCGCTGGCCCAGTGGCACACCGACGACGCGTCCCCGAGCGGTATCGCCTACGTGGACGGCGTGATCTGGATGGCGGGGCTGCGGGGGGAGCGTCTGTGGCGCGTCCCGCTGCGCTCCACCTCGGCGGCGGCCCCTCCGCAGGCGTTCCTGGACGGCGAGTACGGCCGGCTGCGCACGGTGGCCCCGGCCGGGCAGGACCGGCTGTGGCTGCTGACGAGCGACACCGACGGCCGCGGCGACCCGGAGAAGGGCGACGACCGCCTGCTGGAGCTGAGGGTCCGCTGA
- a CDS encoding GNAT family N-acetyltransferase, translating to MYTTALGDGAELRPLEVWHAEELFANIDGEREFIGRHVGLPDVVPDLAGARAFLKGYADKRGTDTGSLHGIWLDGKLVGGLMFRVWDTASGVCEAGCWLVPAASGRGLVTRGLKVMLDWAFDVRGMHRVEWHASSANQPSINVARRLGMSREGVLRENYPHRGVRTDTEVWAVLAPEWRAAREGAAHSGR from the coding sequence ATGTACACCACAGCACTGGGAGACGGCGCCGAGCTGCGCCCCCTGGAGGTCTGGCACGCGGAGGAGCTGTTCGCCAACATCGACGGCGAGCGCGAGTTCATCGGCCGGCACGTCGGCCTGCCGGACGTGGTGCCGGACCTCGCCGGTGCCCGCGCCTTCCTGAAGGGCTACGCCGACAAGCGCGGCACCGACACCGGCAGCCTGCACGGCATCTGGCTGGACGGAAAGCTCGTCGGTGGCCTGATGTTCCGGGTGTGGGACACCGCGAGCGGGGTCTGCGAGGCGGGCTGCTGGCTGGTACCCGCGGCGAGCGGGCGCGGGCTCGTCACGCGGGGCCTGAAGGTCATGCTCGACTGGGCCTTCGACGTACGCGGCATGCACCGGGTGGAGTGGCACGCCTCCTCGGCCAACCAGCCCAGCATCAACGTGGCCCGGCGCCTGGGCATGAGCCGCGAGGGCGTGCTCCGCGAGAACTACCCGCACCGCGGCGTGCGCACCGACACCGAGGTCTGGGCGGTACTGGCCCCCGAGTGGCGCGCGGCCCGCGAAGGCGCAGCGCACAGCGGGCGTTAA